A region of the Mus caroli chromosome 7, CAROLI_EIJ_v1.1, whole genome shotgun sequence genome:
ATTAAATGTGTTTCATAAGGTTCTTTATGTTGCAGCTCAACAGTTCTTTTATGGAGCCTGCAAGCTCTTTTGAGGTGGGGGCTGCCTGTTCTGAAGCCTTCACAAAGCAAACCTTTGTGTGCCAAGGGGTTCTTTGTTCATGATTACAGCAGGCCTGAACCTGCAGCCTTCTTAGAAAGCAGCAGAGAAAAATCTACTTGGTTTTAGTGGGAGTATCCTCTGTTTTTAACCCATTTCTTAATGAACGGATGGGTGGTTAggaatttttagttttaaatagtATCTTGTTATTACTCCATTATGTGTCTGCTACAAGAAATCATTCTTTCACTGTTTGGGATTCTTACGAAGCTGTATAGAACATGTCTAGTTTTATCTATGGTTTCTGCTGGAAAAAATAACTCTGTTAAAATTACTGATGTAAAAGGGTACTAAGAACTACACCTATATTCTACATAAATAATcccaaaataaattttacttttgagtTCCAAAGATTCATAAAAAACGGGcagaatatacattttatgtGGTAACTGCTTGTGTTGAGAAACATGCAGATTCCACTTGTACGTAAGCCCTTTCAATCATATTTCAAGTCTTTTATCAACACTACATTTGGTCTGCACAATTATCCTAGTAAACAGTTAACACTATACCCACTTCTCCTATGCATAAACTAAGGTAAAGAATATAAGGACTCACCTAGGTGGCATGCCTGGTAAGGAAGTAAATCAGGACTCTATTATCCTGTAATCTGCTTCCATGCCATTTTTCTACTAGCTTTAAAAccattataattcataaaatctGAGTTCctattttaatatacttattgAATAAAAGTGTCATTTCATGAGGTTCTGTAGTGTACACTAGGAGTTTCCAGAGATTAAGGCCCACAACAAAACCCCACCCTATTTAGTCACTATGAAAACTCCTTTGATGCCTGTCAGCAGTCCTTAAAATTGCCCCATCTGGTCTCATTCTTTGGTTGGCTTATCTGACCCACCCCCAACTTCCACCCCATGGGAAAATAGTCAACTGTCCACGGCCTCCTGACTGATCCATTATTTGGAATCAAGGACGAAGCACTATGGCATATCCCACTGTGAACAATGGACTACAAAACACTGAGCCTGGCAACTCATAGATAAAAGCTCCAAAACACCCCATTTTCTGGAACCTTGTTTATGCCCTGCTGCATCTGGGTGAGCATCCATGCTAAAAAGTTGCATACTAAAACCATTTGCCTTTTCTTAGCTTTAATATGTAGGGAAGAGGCAGTAGAATAATCTAATCTCAAGCGCTCTGTAAATGTACTAATTGTACCTCATTCCTGTGGTCAGTACCTTTTCTACCTCATTTATTTCATTACACGTGGAAAATTATAAGTACCATGCAAGGTAGTTCTGACAAACCAGTACTTCAATGTATGTTTTGTAACTAAATATAAATTGTGCAATTATGTTGGCTTTGTTTCAGAcacatagcatttttttttttttggcaatttcAATCAAGAAAAACACATTGTGTTCTATAAAATTCTGGGGTTTAAATCTGCACTGTTCAGTGGAACAAAAGTTTTTCTATTCATTTACTAAAAGATGTGGTAATACTCTCTACTACACACTTGAACTGTGCTATTTCTATATTCATTTGCTTGTGTCAAAGTAAATGGATAGACAATATGAAGTTATATATTCCAGATCAAGTTAAATTTAATGATTTTACACTTCTCTTCTCCAGGAATGTTTAGTAGAAAATTGAACTATCATACTTACAGTGCAGTCACTGTACAGTTACTCTCCTCAAACTcctgattttgtattttaattgtgCATTTTAGGtagaatgtattttcattttaagtatcCCTTGATAAGTAAATGGCTTTTACATCAAATTAGGGCTTATTTGTATTAGAAGTTTCCAAAATGATTatgtttaagattttaaaagtcCTATGCCTCACTTTATTTCCATTCTTATATTCTGATTTTAATAGTTATtaccattttctttcattattgtaCAATTATTATATTGAAAACCTTTTTTCAAAAgttctttgaaaagttcttttATAAAGTATACAATAACCAGATATTtgagatattaaaaacaaacaactgtaTGTTTAAGTTCAGGAATTGTCACTGTCAAGAAAAATGAGATGGTAACATCATGTGAGGTACCGTTTCATTATTATAACACCAGAAAAGCTGTTAATGGTATTGTAGGTATTTTCAAAGTCATGCTTTGTAAATCCATTAAAAAGAGTCAGATCCACACTTAGCAGTCATTTTTATTAGATGCTAATCACTGACATCAGTGCAGGGGCAGATTATCCACACAATTCACATACAGCCCACACACTTGGACTTTAACACTGGGCTTTCAGTTCTGCATTTATTTCATTACTTcaaacatatatattatggtgtatatttatttccagttttttttcaaatacatCTTTGTATACATATACGCATATATatcattcttaaatatatatttccaaatataaataatttcacatcAAGCCAAACAGGATAAAAACATGTAAACATATGCACCTCATTTTGGTCAAGTAAAACAGAACCACAAAGTAACCACAAGTTAACAAGTGCActtgaaagagaagggaagaaacaaacatgtaaacaaacacaGACAGCAGCTGCAAGGCCCTGTAagggtccatttttttttaaggctataTAGCAAAAAGCTCATAATTCAGTTAAAGACTTTTGTCACCTTGTCACATTTACTCTTAAGGGACTTCACAATGAGAAACTGTAAACACTAGACTAGAAGTGATTGAATCCTGTTGGAAAAAAGACATCACAAGTCATCAGTTGACAGAAATATTAATTCCACCAAACAATACTTATAagatttcttgttattttgtaacACAGAGAAACATCACAATCTTGCaagaagaaataggaaatagAGGAGAAAACAGCAATACTGCATAAAGATTGCCTCAGTAGCCTTTGAAAGCGATAGGGTTTGTCAGTCAATAAAGGGGAATAAGCAACAGCAGACAACAGAGCTTTAGCAGACCAGACCACATGCCACAGCGTGATACTACGGATTCAAACTGAAATATTCTTCCAGCTGGTACTGAAGCAAGAGCCAACGGTCATCAGAGAAGGGAAAACTGCCTCTCAGGCAAAGCAACTTCTTAAGCAACTGATTGGCCAGGCGAAGCACGGAATGCTCCTTTTTACGGCTTTTAAACAGCACGTTTCCCTCTCGCAACTGCACAGGCTCCAAAACTTGATGCCAGTATGCGCTTGATGATCCACCACCATCTGGTCTAGGAGGctgatctctccagccctcgggGTATTCATGCTTGTAAAAACAGAATTCTCCAAATGGGCAGTGACCTAGGCCTCCAGCAAAATACCTGCACGCTTTCTGGCTCATCCCCTCCTTATACTGCTGAACaagtttctccttctcctcttcctcctccacccaaAACTCACTAGGAATGACAAAGCCAGAGGAGACCCTGCACTGTGGGCAGGACTTACTGATCCTGTTCTCAAACTGTGTGGCACTTCTCCACCTGCGGATACACCTAAGACAGTAGGTGTGGTTGCAGCTGAAAAGAATGCCAAAGCGGCGGTCGCTGGGGTCAGCTTTCTCATAGACAACCTCCATGCAGATGCCACACACTTTGTCCATGCTGCGCTGCACAGCAAAAGAGAGTTCCATATCTCTCTCATGTGCTTCAACGCAGGCCCTTCTATGAGCTTCCTGCTGAGCTGCATCCCAAGGGTGCAAGGCTTGCAGCCCGCACATGTCGCATATTTCTCCATGGGGGTATGCACACCTGTCCCCTCGGAGGCATTGTCCCCGGGCAGCATAGCGGCAAAGCGGCAGCGGCATTGGCACTGGCATTGGCATTGGCATTGGCACTGGCACTGGCATCGGCATCGGCATCCCCATGCCCATAGCCATATGCTCTCTCTCAATTGCCGGGCTCTGCAGAGGAGCCTCGGGACCATGCGGGGGGACCATGCGACCTCGGTAAGGCTGTCCAGGAACAAATTCAATTGCCCCCTCCCAGCCTTCTGCACCCGCTCCCGCCGCAGCACCTGCTGCAAGGCTTGCATTGTCAATCTCGGCTTCAGAGAAGCCCCTTTCAGCAGCTGAGCGAATGCCTGCATTGTCAATCTCAGCTTCAGTGAAGCCCCTTTCAGCAGCCGAGCCAATCAGAGGCAAGGAGCTTGAGGATGCAGCAGGGGGGGCTTCCGCCACTTCCTGAGTCGGGGGCTCCCAGCGAGTGGCCATCTTGGGTCCTCTGTCTGCAGAGGCCCGAGGCTGAGCATCTTGCCCCCCCCTTGGTCTCCGCCGCCCAGAAAGGTCGTGAGAGTAGCGACAGTTATCGCCCTCCTTGCACTGCCCATGCAGATAATACCTGCAGAGGATTTGCTTCGTCCAGCTGCCACTGTTGCGCTCCGGACCAGGCCGGGCCCCGCCCCCTTCGGCTggcgctggcctcaaactcgccgCACGCCGGGTCGCTGGGCCTGGAGCCACCAGGAGCGGTGCCAGACCCGATGCCTGCTGCAGAGGGGCCGAGCTGACTCCCGCAGAAGCTCCAGCAGCCTCAAACTGAGGAGTGGGGGGGACAGACACACCCTCCCCCCCTTCAGCACCTGCCTCGGCGCCCGCGGCCGCGTGGGCCTCAATGGGAGCTGTAGACTCTTCCATCTTATAGCGTGCCTCTAACACTGTCCAAAAACCCGAAT
Encoded here:
- the Mkrn3 gene encoding probable E3 ubiquitin-protein ligase makorin-3, yielding MEESTAPIEAHAAAGAEAGAEGGEGVSVPPTPQFEAAGASAGVSSAPLQQASGLAPLLVAPGPATRRAASLRPAPAEGGGARPGPERNSGSWTKQILCRYYLHGQCKEGDNCRYSHDLSGRRRPRGGQDAQPRASADRGPKMATRWEPPTQEVAEAPPAASSSSLPLIGSAAERGFTEAEIDNAGIRSAAERGFSEAEIDNASLAAGAAAGAGAEGWEGAIEFVPGQPYRGRMVPPHGPEAPLQSPAIEREHMAMGMGMPMPMPVPVPMPMPMPVPMPLPLCRYAARGQCLRGDRCAYPHGEICDMCGLQALHPWDAAQQEAHRRACVEAHERDMELSFAVQRSMDKVCGICMEVVYEKADPSDRRFGILFSCNHTYCLRCIRRWRSATQFENRISKSCPQCRVSSGFVIPSEFWVEEEEEKEKLVQQYKEGMSQKACRYFAGGLGHCPFGEFCFYKHEYPEGWRDQPPRPDGGGSSSAYWHQVLEPVQLREGNVLFKSRKKEHSVLRLANQLLKKLLCLRGSFPFSDDRWLLLQYQLEEYFSLNP